Proteins encoded by one window of Anaerolineales bacterium:
- a CDS encoding carbohydrate kinase, producing the protein MVEVVALGELLIDLVSTKKDVGLYDAPAFEPKAGGAPANVAVGVRRLGRTSAFIGKVGGDDFGRGLRRTLDAERVDTRGLIDDPEALTTLALVSHNTKGDPAFAFFEGAHLNLTPADLDADLIRRAHIFHFGSVTLTRPPASTATLEALKIAKSARVITSFDINWRPAVWHGKGIEAAAAPLQEVDVIKMNEGELTLVTGIDEPRVALRRLDVPARLVLITLGEKGCLFRLKGEVGIANAPQVREVIDATGAGDAFTAAILAGLPSNLDALSMDSLKALATRACRAGALTTTRRGAIPALPTIAELGE; encoded by the coding sequence TGGTCGAAGTCGTTGCCTTAGGTGAACTTCTGATCGATTTGGTCAGCACAAAAAAAGATGTAGGGCTTTACGATGCGCCAGCCTTTGAACCGAAAGCGGGCGGCGCACCAGCCAATGTAGCAGTGGGCGTCCGGCGTTTGGGGCGAACTTCGGCATTTATTGGCAAAGTTGGCGGGGATGATTTTGGACGCGGACTGCGGCGAACCTTAGACGCGGAGCGGGTGGATACGCGAGGATTGATTGACGATCCAGAAGCGCTGACGACGCTCGCCCTTGTTTCCCACAATACAAAAGGCGATCCCGCCTTTGCCTTTTTTGAGGGAGCGCACCTCAACCTCACCCCCGCCGATTTGGATGCCGATTTGATCCGACGGGCGCACATCTTCCATTTTGGATCGGTCACGCTCACCCGCCCACCGGCAAGTACAGCAACGTTGGAGGCGCTCAAGATTGCTAAAAGTGCGCGAGTGATCACGTCCTTTGATATTAATTGGCGTCCAGCGGTGTGGCATGGCAAGGGCATTGAGGCTGCCGCAGCCCCCCTTCAAGAGGTCGATGTGATCAAAATGAATGAGGGCGAGTTAACCCTTGTCACAGGCATTGACGAACCGCGTGTCGCCTTACGGCGTCTCGATGTTCCCGCTCGTTTGGTGCTGATCACACTGGGAGAAAAGGGGTGTTTGTTTCGCTTGAAGGGGGAGGTGGGGATTGCCAATGCCCCCCAAGTGCGAGAGGTAATCGATGCCACCGGTGCGGGGGATGCCTTCACTGCGGCTATCCTCGCCGGGTTACCCTCTAATTTGGATGCGCTGAGCATGGACTCGCTGAAAGCATTAGCAACCCGCGCCTGCCGCGCCGGGGCATTGACCACCACCCGCCGAGGGGCAATTCCCGCCCTGCCTACCATTGCTGAGTTAGGCGAGTGA
- a CDS encoding MBL fold metallo-hydrolase: MQITFWGARGSIPSPLTNTDLREKIRQALFGAVGVDLTDHKAVDRYLEHLPQRISSTAGGNTTCMELRVGDNLFILDCGSGMRPLGNRLMQGAFGRGQGEAHVFISHTHWDHMQGFPFFIPAYVPGNKLHFHSPFPDLKTRFADQQREIYYPVSLEYMRSSLTWDILDPHETFKVAGVDVRMILLSHPGGAYAYRFTHEGKSIVYATDGEYHRMDTDSTTRYVEFFKDADLLIFDAQYRFEQVIEDRRDWGHSTPKMGAELAYRAGVKRLALTHHDPTSTDDMLWDAVAEAYSYLAFRNKGRATPQATEVILAQEGTTVEV, from the coding sequence ATGCAGATCACATTTTGGGGTGCGCGGGGGTCGATCCCTTCCCCACTGACAAACACAGACCTACGAGAAAAAATCCGCCAAGCCTTGTTTGGCGCTGTCGGGGTTGATCTGACCGATCATAAGGCGGTGGATCGTTACCTTGAACACCTCCCACAGCGCATTAGCAGCACAGCGGGGGGAAACACAACCTGTATGGAACTACGGGTGGGGGACAACCTTTTTATCCTTGATTGCGGATCGGGGATGCGCCCTTTGGGAAACCGTCTCATGCAGGGGGCATTTGGGAGAGGACAAGGTGAGGCGCATGTGTTTATCAGCCACACCCATTGGGATCATATGCAAGGCTTTCCTTTTTTCATCCCCGCCTATGTGCCGGGGAACAAGCTGCACTTTCACAGCCCTTTCCCCGATCTGAAAACCCGTTTTGCCGACCAGCAGAGGGAAATTTATTACCCCGTCTCTTTAGAATACATGCGCTCTAGCTTAACGTGGGACATTCTTGATCCCCATGAAACCTTCAAGGTGGCGGGGGTTGATGTGCGTATGATTTTGCTCTCGCACCCAGGCGGCGCATATGCCTATCGCTTTACCCACGAGGGGAAATCGATTGTCTATGCCACCGACGGCGAATACCATCGCATGGATACGGACAGCACGACACGCTATGTTGAATTTTTCAAGGACGCCGATCTGCTCATCTTTGATGCGCAGTACCGCTTTGAACAGGTCATTGAAGACCGCCGCGATTGGGGTCACAGCACACCGAAGATGGGCGCAGAATTGGCGTACCGTGCCGGTGTGAAACGTCTTGCCCTCACCCACCACGACCCTACCTCTACCGATGACATGCTTTGGGATGCGGTTGCCGAGGCGTATAGCTACCTTGCCTTCCGTAACAAGGGGCGGGCAACCCCCCAAGCAACGGAAGTGATTCTTGCCCAAGAGGGAACAACGGTAGAGGTGTGA
- a CDS encoding alpha/beta hydrolase — MTSMVTDQGIIHYEAFGRGRPVILLHGWMESWAVWRQTIEALGKEFRTYALDFWGFGESDPTKGHTYTVDNYVDMVNSFIDNLGIVRAPLVGHSMGGTVALSTAIRYPEKIVKVVVIGSPIHGASLHFLLKLSGVPQLAGLLFKLPPMLNFFTLLTCFLATRQGRALYRMVKSENHEISMHSFFTSIGTLRRTDLRPELAKIHTPTLGIYGKWDYIVHPNQGKALKGSVPTAQIAMYNNSGHMPMMDEPDRLIRDVRDFLKAKAP; from the coding sequence GTGACATCAATGGTCACCGACCAGGGAATTATCCATTACGAAGCCTTTGGGCGCGGGCGTCCTGTGATCTTGCTCCATGGCTGGATGGAATCATGGGCGGTCTGGCGGCAAACAATTGAGGCGTTGGGGAAAGAATTCCGCACCTACGCACTCGATTTCTGGGGATTCGGGGAATCCGACCCAACCAAAGGACATACCTACACCGTCGATAACTATGTCGATATGGTGAATTCCTTCATCGACAATCTGGGTATTGTCCGTGCGCCGCTGGTGGGGCATTCAATGGGTGGCACCGTTGCCCTTAGTACGGCGATTCGCTACCCAGAAAAAATTGTGAAGGTGGTGGTCATTGGCTCGCCCATTCATGGGGCATCGCTCCATTTCCTCTTGAAACTCTCTGGCGTTCCCCAACTCGCGGGCTTGCTCTTCAAACTGCCACCGATGCTCAACTTCTTCACCCTCTTAACGTGTTTTCTTGCCACCCGTCAGGGGCGGGCGCTTTACCGGATGGTCAAAAGCGAGAATCACGAAATCTCGATGCATTCCTTCTTCACCAGCATCGGCACCCTGCGCCGCACAGATCTCCGCCCCGAATTGGCGAAGATTCACACACCGACCCTCGGCATTTACGGAAAATGGGATTACATCGTCCATCCGAATCAGGGCAAGGCGCTGAAGGGAAGCGTTCCCACCGCCCAAATCGCCATGTACAACAACTCCGGTCATATGCCGATGATGGACGAGCCAGATCGCCTCATCCGCGATGTGCGCGATTTTCTGAAGGCAAAAGCACCTTAA
- a CDS encoding CopD family protein, whose translation MMLDPLHILSLIFHLLATVIWVGGLLLMTILLLPEIQALIAARKDDNETSTLVRFLDRFRRRFYPLANLSLGVLIVTGIYQMERSPYYDGVLGLNNDWSRAIFVKHLAVLGMVGIGAIMQFSLIPALDRAALLRQRGKDAPELERLRVRERHLIQLNTALGVFVLICTAAASSL comes from the coding sequence GTGATGCTTGATCCCCTCCACATTCTCAGTCTGATCTTTCACCTTCTCGCCACCGTCATATGGGTTGGTGGGCTGCTCTTGATGACCATCCTGTTGCTCCCCGAAATTCAGGCGTTGATCGCGGCACGGAAGGATGACAACGAAACGTCAACACTGGTGCGCTTCTTGGATCGCTTCCGGCGGCGGTTCTACCCCCTTGCTAATCTCAGCTTGGGAGTCTTGATTGTCACTGGAATTTACCAGATGGAGCGCAGTCCATACTATGATGGCGTGTTGGGATTGAACAATGATTGGTCACGCGCTATATTCGTGAAACACCTTGCTGTGCTTGGCATGGTGGGCATTGGGGCAATTATGCAGTTCAGCCTCATCCCCGCCCTTGACCGCGCCGCCCTTCTGCGCCAGCGCGGAAAAGATGCTCCTGAGTTAGAACGGCTGCGGGTGCGCGAACGGCACCTAATCCAACTGAATACTGCCTTAGGTGTTTTTGTCCTGATTTGTACAGCGGCAGCATCGTCGCTGTGA
- a CDS encoding PspA/IM30 family protein, translating to MASIFQKLGILVSATLHGIMDRALEANSIGVFDEYIRQAEGSMTMVREALIDLRATVSTLQRKYDEAADEAAKLDLQIDTALKTSKESVAKALMMRMNNQMDIAHTYKEQYERQKRAFDTLTEVVQILGAKVDVLKSQRDQVVTLLQLVKSKNLAARSIKDIEKISDGRAAQIVEKVKTELDLADSRLEVATSRLSSQVENEIADATLEAQLEERRARLGLG from the coding sequence ATGGCGTCTATTTTTCAAAAACTAGGGATTCTCGTCTCGGCTACCCTTCATGGTATCATGGATCGCGCATTAGAGGCGAACAGTATTGGCGTCTTTGATGAGTACATTCGCCAAGCCGAAGGCAGCATGACAATGGTGCGTGAGGCACTCATCGATCTGCGGGCTACGGTCAGCACCCTCCAGCGAAAATACGATGAGGCAGCAGACGAAGCGGCAAAACTCGATCTCCAAATTGACACCGCACTCAAAACGAGCAAAGAGAGTGTGGCAAAGGCGCTTATGATGCGCATGAACAACCAGATGGACATTGCTCATACCTATAAAGAGCAGTATGAACGGCAAAAACGCGCCTTCGACACGCTTACCGAGGTCGTTCAAATCCTCGGCGCTAAGGTCGATGTCTTGAAAAGCCAGCGCGATCAGGTCGTGACACTTCTCCAACTCGTCAAGAGCAAGAACCTTGCCGCCCGCTCAATCAAAGATATTGAGAAAATCTCCGATGGGCGTGCCGCGCAGATTGTGGAAAAAGTGAAAACAGAACTCGATCTCGCTGACTCTCGTTTGGAGGTGGCAACCAGCCGCCTGTCCAGCCAAGTGGAAAACGAGATTGCCGATGCCACGCTAGAAGCGCAGTTGGAAGAACGCCGCGCCCGTCTGGGGTTGGGCTAA
- the acs gene encoding acetate--CoA ligase produces MAIFGNLRKFLSQKRSPPVTDSNAPATQQEWYYPSEAVRKQAYISDYDALYERAERDPLAFWAEAAESLDWYKRWDKVLDDSNPPFYKWFVGGKTNIAMNALDRHVNTWRRNKLALIWEGEAGERRTFSYYRLWQEVNRFGSILRSMGVKKGDRVTIYMGRVPELMIAMLACAKIGAVHSVVYGGFSERALAERIEDAQSRVLVTQDGAWLRGQIVELKKIADEAVRRSPVVEHVVVYKRTGHDVHMEPDRDFWWHDLMTLPIASPKCETEIMDAEDPLFILYTSGTTGKPKGILHTHGGYQVYTSTTLRLVFDLKDEDRWWCAADPGWITGHSYIVYAPCILGATSFMYEGAPTHPYPNRWWKLIEYYGITAMYAAPTAIRGLMRFGSAWPNRHDLSSLRLLGSVGEPINPEAWKWYYEVIGGKRCPIMDTWWQTETGGFMITPVPTSPLKPGSATRPFPGVEVDVVDEDGNSVATGEDGLLVVKKPWPGMLRTVFGDPERYKTQYWSRFPGWYLTGDSARRDEDGYLWIIGRIDDVIKVSGYRLGTAEVESGLVSHPAVAESAAIGLPDELKGNIIHAFCILRNGYEGSSKLEEDLKNHVRQEVGPIAVPAKIEFVKALPKTRSGKIMRRVLRSRALGLPEGDISTLED; encoded by the coding sequence ATGGCGATTTTCGGGAATTTAAGAAAGTTTTTGTCTCAAAAAAGGAGTCCTCCTGTGACGGATTCAAATGCACCTGCCACCCAACAAGAGTGGTATTACCCCTCCGAGGCTGTGCGCAAGCAGGCATATATCAGTGATTATGATGCCCTTTATGAGCGTGCCGAGCGTGACCCCTTAGCGTTTTGGGCAGAGGCAGCCGAGTCACTCGATTGGTATAAACGTTGGGATAAAGTCCTTGACGACTCCAACCCGCCTTTTTACAAATGGTTTGTCGGCGGCAAAACAAACATCGCTATGAACGCCCTCGATAGGCATGTGAACACCTGGCGGCGGAACAAACTTGCCCTTATTTGGGAAGGGGAAGCGGGCGAGCGGCGAACGTTCAGCTATTACCGTCTATGGCAAGAAGTCAACCGGTTTGGGAGCATCCTCCGCAGTATGGGTGTGAAAAAAGGGGATCGCGTCACGATTTATATGGGGCGCGTTCCCGAACTCATGATTGCTATGCTTGCCTGTGCCAAGATCGGCGCTGTTCATAGCGTCGTCTATGGCGGGTTTTCCGAACGGGCTTTAGCCGAGCGCATTGAGGACGCCCAAAGCCGCGTTTTAGTCACTCAAGATGGGGCATGGTTGCGCGGGCAGATTGTCGAACTGAAGAAGATTGCCGATGAAGCCGTCCGGCGCAGTCCGGTGGTTGAACATGTTGTCGTCTATAAACGGACGGGGCATGATGTTCACATGGAGCCGGATCGGGATTTCTGGTGGCACGACCTGATGACCCTCCCCATCGCCTCCCCCAAATGCGAAACCGAGATTATGGATGCGGAAGACCCGCTGTTCATCCTCTATACATCGGGGACGACAGGTAAACCGAAGGGGATTCTTCATACGCACGGCGGCTATCAGGTCTATACCAGTACAACGCTCCGCCTTGTCTTTGACCTAAAAGACGAAGACCGTTGGTGGTGCGCTGCTGATCCGGGCTGGATCACAGGGCATAGTTACATTGTCTATGCGCCATGTATCCTCGGTGCAACCAGTTTTATGTATGAGGGTGCACCCACCCATCCCTATCCCAACCGCTGGTGGAAACTCATTGAATATTACGGGATCACCGCGATGTATGCCGCTCCCACCGCCATTCGGGGCTTGATGCGCTTTGGGTCAGCGTGGCCCAACCGTCATGATCTTTCCTCGCTGCGTCTTTTGGGGTCCGTTGGCGAGCCGATCAACCCCGAAGCGTGGAAGTGGTACTACGAGGTGATCGGGGGGAAGCGCTGCCCAATTATGGACACATGGTGGCAGACCGAGACGGGCGGATTCATGATCACCCCTGTCCCAACCTCGCCCTTAAAACCAGGCAGTGCCACGCGCCCCTTCCCAGGCGTTGAGGTAGATGTTGTTGACGAGGACGGAAACTCTGTCGCAACGGGAGAGGATGGCTTGCTGGTTGTCAAGAAGCCCTGGCCCGGTATGTTGCGAACGGTTTTTGGCGATCCAGAGCGCTACAAAACGCAGTATTGGAGTCGGTTCCCCGGTTGGTATCTGACGGGCGATTCGGCACGGCGCGATGAAGATGGCTATTTGTGGATCATTGGGCGAATTGATGATGTGATCAAAGTGAGCGGCTACCGGCTTGGCACAGCCGAGGTGGAGAGCGGCTTGGTCAGCCATCCAGCCGTTGCCGAGTCCGCCGCCATTGGCTTGCCCGATGAACTGAAAGGGAACATCATTCACGCCTTCTGCATTTTGCGCAATGGCTATGAGGGCAGTTCAAAACTTGAGGAAGATCTGAAAAATCACGTCCGGCAAGAAGTCGGTCCAATTGCCGTCCCTGCCAAGATCGAATTTGTAAAGGCGCTCCCCAAAACGCGCAGTGGCAAAATCATGCGGCGTGTTCTGCGTTCGCGGGCGCTTGGACTGCCCGAAGGGGACATCAGCACACTCGAAGATTAG
- a CDS encoding DUF4388 domain-containing protein gives MPRQLKGTLQDLHTTQLLHLINLAKKTGTLKLFAGVPTGKEIIMGDGETKRPEVLPGAERSRVAFREGKLVFAQMTERDSHLATVLHKSNKLNDQQYRVIRERAANATDKALALLLINANYVSQVDIMQSVQQHTLDIVYDVMTWTKEPFIFEEGEMPPPGRITVPIDLENVIIQGTLRMRELDQLAKELPNLDFALRFPEAPGEKLKKIQLGVEEWRVVSFINPKNSIRQIAKACNMTDMQIRQIVYGLLNAGLVELVKPAEPPKSTVKPTKPVANTPQRPVITKLIDRIKNL, from the coding sequence ATGCCCAGACAACTCAAGGGAACACTACAAGACCTTCACACTACCCAATTGCTGCACCTGATCAACCTTGCCAAAAAAACTGGCACACTGAAGTTGTTCGCTGGTGTTCCAACGGGCAAAGAGATCATCATGGGCGATGGCGAGACAAAACGCCCGGAAGTCCTTCCCGGTGCAGAGCGATCCCGTGTTGCCTTCCGCGAGGGAAAATTAGTTTTTGCCCAAATGACCGAACGGGATAGCCACCTCGCTACGGTATTGCACAAGTCAAATAAATTAAATGACCAGCAGTACCGCGTGATCCGCGAACGTGCGGCAAACGCCACCGATAAAGCGCTTGCCCTGCTCTTGATCAACGCCAACTATGTCTCCCAAGTGGACATTATGCAAAGCGTTCAGCAGCATACGCTGGATATTGTCTATGATGTCATGACGTGGACGAAAGAGCCGTTCATTTTTGAGGAAGGGGAAATGCCCCCGCCCGGACGGATCACCGTTCCCATTGATTTGGAGAACGTGATCATTCAAGGCACACTCAGGATGCGTGAACTGGATCAGTTGGCGAAGGAACTTCCCAACCTCGATTTTGCTTTGCGGTTTCCCGAAGCGCCGGGCGAGAAACTTAAGAAAATCCAGCTTGGCGTAGAAGAATGGCGGGTTGTTTCGTTCATCAACCCCAAAAATTCGATTCGCCAGATTGCCAAAGCCTGTAACATGACCGATATGCAAATTCGCCAAATTGTCTATGGGCTGCTGAACGCGGGGCTGGTGGAATTGGTGAAACCTGCTGAACCGCCAAAATCGACGGTGAAGCCGACCAAGCCTGTGGCAAATACCCCACAGCGTCCGGTGATCACGAAGCTGATTGATCGGATCAAGAACCTTTAG
- a CDS encoding undecaprenyl-diphosphate phosphatase gives MIDYLYALILGIVEGITEFLPVSSNGHLIVASAVLHFPSEGFGVVDRKAFADTFSIFIQLGAILALLLFYRVDLLQQMRQLPKSEPTRRFWLYLLIAFLPAAAVGFLLRDWIKQVLFSPLVVGIALVVGGAVLLWVERKPLTPTVFLREKITFRHALLIGIAQMAALIPGVSRSGASIVGGLLTGLDRRMATVFSFYLALPTLGVATVYEIVSALRKGYIVGVHLPLFFVGTVAAFIVAYTAVGWLLHYVANGDFRLFGIYRIIAGGVIILLALFSTTFVG, from the coding sequence ATGATTGATTACCTCTATGCGCTGATTCTCGGCATTGTCGAAGGAATCACAGAGTTTTTGCCTGTTTCCTCTAACGGACACCTGATCGTCGCCAGTGCCGTGCTGCACTTCCCCTCGGAGGGGTTCGGTGTGGTGGATCGCAAGGCGTTTGCCGATACCTTCAGTATTTTCATTCAGCTTGGGGCAATCCTCGCCTTGCTGCTTTTCTACCGTGTTGATCTTCTGCAACAAATGCGCCAACTCCCCAAAAGCGAGCCAACACGTCGTTTTTGGCTCTACCTTCTGATTGCCTTCCTGCCGGCTGCTGCCGTTGGGTTTCTACTGCGAGATTGGATCAAGCAAGTCCTGTTTTCCCCCCTTGTGGTGGGAATCGCGCTTGTGGTGGGCGGGGCGGTACTGTTGTGGGTGGAGCGTAAGCCGCTGACACCGACGGTCTTTCTGCGCGAAAAGATCACTTTTCGCCATGCCCTCCTCATTGGAATAGCGCAAATGGCGGCGCTCATTCCGGGTGTCTCCCGTTCGGGGGCGTCCATCGTCGGTGGGCTGCTGACGGGGTTAGATCGTCGTATGGCGACGGTTTTCTCATTCTATTTAGCCCTTCCAACGCTTGGCGTGGCAACGGTCTATGAAATAGTCTCTGCGCTGCGCAAGGGATATATTGTAGGGGTGCATCTGCCGCTCTTTTTCGTTGGGACGGTGGCTGCTTTCATCGTTGCCTACACTGCGGTGGGGTGGCTGCTGCACTATGTTGCCAACGGCGATTTTCGGCTGTTTGGTATCTACCGGATCATCGCCGGCGGGGTGATTATCCTTTTGGCGCTGTTCAGCACAACCTTTGTGGGGTAA
- a CDS encoding ATP/GTP-binding protein — MATQTVKMVITGPYASGKTEFIRSISEIDVVSTEKEVTPGTAEALVKTDTTVAMDFGRITIDDELVLYLFGTPGQRRFDFMWEILAEGMLGFVVMVDSTKPETFREAKAILETFRAYAPTPYVVAANKQDLDEAWPADDLRIALRIEENVKLLPCVARDKDMVKTVLLELLYSILEEMDT; from the coding sequence ATGGCGACGCAAACCGTGAAAATGGTTATCACCGGACCCTATGCTTCGGGGAAGACCGAGTTTATCCGCTCAATCAGCGAGATTGACGTTGTTTCTACCGAGAAAGAAGTGACGCCCGGCACGGCTGAGGCGTTAGTCAAAACCGATACAACGGTGGCGATGGACTTCGGGCGGATCACCATTGACGATGAACTCGTTTTGTATCTTTTTGGTACACCCGGACAGCGCCGCTTCGATTTCATGTGGGAAATCTTAGCGGAGGGGATGTTAGGCTTTGTCGTCATGGTCGATAGCACAAAACCAGAAACCTTCCGCGAGGCAAAGGCAATTCTGGAAACCTTCCGTGCCTATGCCCCAACACCCTATGTGGTGGCGGCAAATAAGCAAGACCTTGATGAGGCGTGGCCCGCTGATGACCTCCGTATTGCCCTCCGCATTGAGGAGAATGTTAAACTTCTCCCCTGTGTGGCACGCGATAAGGATATGGTAAAAACGGTGCTACTAGAACTGCTTTACTCCATCCTTGAGGAGATGGACACCTAG